Proteins from one Malania oleifera isolate guangnan ecotype guangnan chromosome 4, ASM2987363v1, whole genome shotgun sequence genomic window:
- the LOC131154188 gene encoding probable protein phosphatase 2C 34, whose protein sequence is MGHLSSMFNGLARSFSICKESNYSENCGGREAADAMVKEARKNDLILRSCGVVNADGSKNFASVFSKRGEKGVNQDCFIVWEEFGCQEDMIFCGVFDGHGPWGHYVAKKVRESMPLSLLCNWQEALAQTSLDPEFDLESDKKLHPSNIWKHSYMKTCAAIDQELEQDHGIDSFYSGTTGLTIVKQGELIVVANVGDSRAVLATTSDDGGLVPVQLTVDFKPNLPQEAERIAQNNGRVFCLDDEPGVHRVWLPDGETPGLAMSRAFGDYSVKNFGLISAPEVTQWNKTGRDKFIVLATDGVWDVVSNQEAVQIVSSTPDRAKSAKRLVEYAVRAWRLKRRGIAMDDISAICLFFDSPPLPQQFETFAVQKHS, encoded by the exons ATGGGTCATCTATCGTCCATGTTCAATGGGCTGGCAAGGTCATTTTCGATCTGCAAAGAAAGTAATTATTCTGAGAACTGTGGTGGAAGAGAAGCTGCAGACGCAATGGTGAAGGAAGCCCGGAAGAATGACTTGATATTGCGCTCTTGTGGTGTTGTTAATGCTGATGGGTCGAAGAATTTCGCATCAGTTTTCTCGAAGAGAGGTGAAAAAGGTGTGAACCAGGATTGCTTCATTGTGTGGGAG GAATTTGGATGTCAAGAGGATATGATATTTTGTGGGGTTTTTGATGGGCATGGGCCATGGGGACATTATGTGGCGAAAAAGGTCCGAGAATCGATGCCTTTGTCTTTGCTGTGCAACTGGCAGGAGGCTCTTGCTCAGACTTCACTTGACCCGGAATTCGACTTGGAATCAGATAAAAAGCTTCACCCATCTAATATCTGGAAGCATTCATACATGAAGACTTGTGCAGCAATTGATCAGGAGCTTGAGCAGGATCATGGGATCGATTCATTCTACAGTGGAACCACTGGTCTGACAATTGTCAAACAG GGTGAACTCATTGTTGTAGCAAATGTTGGCGACTCCCGTGCTGTACTGGCCACCACTTCTGACGATGGTGGCTTGGTACCAGTCCAGCTCACTGTTGATTTCAAGCCAAATCTACCTC AGGAAGCTGAGCGGATAGCCCAGAACAATGGGCGGGTCTTCTGCCTAGATGATGAGCCAGGGGTGCACCGAGTCTGGCTACCCGATGGGGAAACTCCAGGACTAGCAATGTCTAGAGCATTTGGAGACTACTCTGTGAAGAATTTTGGACTTATTTCTGCACCAGAAGTGACCCAGTGGAATAAAACAGGCAGAGACAAATTCATTGTGTTGGCGACAGATGGG GTGTGGGATGTTGTATCAAATCAGGAAGCTGTGCAGATTGTGTCTTCTACACCAGACAGGGCAAAGTCGGCAAAACGACTGGTTGAGTACGCTGTCCGTGCATGGAGACTCAAGAGGCGGGGAATCGCAATGGATGATATTTCAGCCATTTGTCTCTTCTTCGACTCTCCCCCTTTACCCCAGCAGTTTGAAACTTTTGCTGTGCAGAAGCATTCATGA